The proteins below come from a single Serratia fonticola genomic window:
- a CDS encoding Kdo(2)-lipid IV(A) acyltransferase → MTQVPSFNRSLLHPRYWLTWFGIALLYLLVLLPYPIIYRLGTGLGRFSMRFLKRRRAITERNLELCFPDMPRAERDALIAKNFESVGMGLFETGMAWFWPNWRIERWFSVSGLEHIQKARDNHQGVLLIGLHFLTLELGARIFGIHNPGIGVYRPHDNKLMDWLQTWGRMRSNKSMLDRKDVKGMIRALKQGEIIWYAPDHDYGPRSSVFAPLFAVEKAATTTGSYVLIRMGKPAIIPFTPRRLPEGKGYELIMQPAVENFPLDNEVEAAAFMNKVVEKEILMAPDQYMWLHRRFKTRPEGEPSLY, encoded by the coding sequence ATGACGCAAGTTCCTTCTTTCAATCGATCTTTACTGCATCCGCGCTACTGGCTTACCTGGTTTGGCATCGCCTTACTCTACCTGCTGGTCCTGCTGCCCTACCCAATTATTTATCGTTTGGGGACCGGGTTGGGTCGCTTTTCAATGCGTTTCCTCAAACGCCGGCGAGCGATAACTGAGCGTAACCTGGAACTGTGCTTTCCGGATATGCCGAGAGCCGAACGTGATGCGTTGATCGCCAAGAACTTCGAATCCGTGGGGATGGGGCTGTTTGAAACCGGCATGGCCTGGTTCTGGCCCAACTGGCGTATCGAGCGCTGGTTCAGCGTCAGCGGCCTGGAGCACATTCAAAAGGCACGGGACAATCATCAAGGGGTGTTGCTGATCGGCCTGCACTTCCTGACGCTGGAGTTGGGTGCTCGTATCTTTGGCATCCACAATCCGGGGATCGGCGTTTACCGTCCACACGATAACAAGCTGATGGACTGGCTACAGACCTGGGGCCGTATGCGCTCGAACAAATCCATGCTGGACCGTAAAGACGTCAAGGGGATGATCCGCGCCCTGAAACAGGGTGAGATCATCTGGTACGCACCGGACCATGACTACGGCCCGCGCAGCAGCGTGTTTGCCCCGCTATTTGCCGTAGAAAAAGCAGCGACCACCACCGGCAGCTATGTGTTGATCCGCATGGGGAAACCGGCGATCATTCCCTTTACGCCGCGCCGCCTGCCAGAAGGCAAAGGGTACGAACTCATCATGCAGCCAGCGGTGGAAAATTTCCCGCTGGATAACGAAGTCGAGGCTGCAGCCTTTATGAACAAGGTGGTAGAAAAAGAGATCCTGATGGCGCCGGATCAATATATGTGGCTACACCGCCGC
- the solA gene encoding N-methyl-L-tryptophan oxidase, whose product MEYDLIIVGSGSVGAAAGYYATAAGLKVLMIDSAFPPHRQGSHHGDTRIIRHAYGEGEKYVPFLLRAQALWNGLEQKSGDKLFHPCGVLTLGPQDSEFVTTAQRSAKNFNLNTELLSAEQIQQRWQEFTAPAGYVGLFEPDAGILRSELIVASYVKLAREAGCAQLFNCPVTAIEPIEQGVEVVTSEGRYQGRKAVVCAGTWVKNLLPQLPISPVRKVFSWYQADGRYSENNRFPAFTVEAQDGCHYYGFPSENDGLKIGKHDGGQPMETADQRKPFGSLASDGTEVFGFLRHFLPGLGVCLHGEACSYDMSPDEDFIIDTLPDCQHLMVITGLSGHGFKFASVLGEIAALFAQDKPSSLDITPFSLRRF is encoded by the coding sequence GTGGAATATGACTTGATCATCGTGGGTAGCGGCTCGGTTGGGGCTGCTGCAGGCTATTATGCGACAGCCGCAGGCCTTAAGGTCTTAATGATCGATAGCGCTTTCCCCCCGCACCGTCAGGGCAGCCACCACGGCGATACCCGCATCATCCGCCATGCCTACGGCGAAGGCGAAAAATATGTGCCTTTTCTGCTGCGTGCCCAGGCACTGTGGAACGGATTAGAGCAGAAAAGCGGCGACAAGCTGTTTCATCCCTGTGGCGTGCTCACACTTGGGCCACAAGACAGTGAATTTGTCACCACAGCACAGCGCAGTGCCAAAAACTTTAACCTTAATACCGAGTTACTGAGCGCCGAACAGATCCAACAACGCTGGCAAGAATTCACTGCGCCAGCAGGTTATGTCGGCCTGTTCGAACCCGATGCAGGAATACTGCGCTCGGAACTGATTGTTGCCAGCTACGTCAAATTGGCCAGAGAAGCGGGCTGCGCCCAACTGTTCAATTGCCCGGTAACCGCCATCGAGCCAATCGAGCAAGGTGTTGAGGTCGTTACTTCAGAGGGGCGCTACCAAGGGCGTAAAGCCGTGGTCTGCGCGGGTACCTGGGTTAAAAATCTGTTACCACAGCTTCCAATTTCACCGGTGCGTAAGGTGTTTTCCTGGTATCAGGCCGATGGCCGTTACAGCGAAAACAACCGTTTTCCGGCTTTCACCGTTGAAGCGCAAGACGGCTGCCACTACTACGGTTTCCCATCCGAGAATGACGGCTTAAAGATCGGTAAACATGATGGTGGACAACCGATGGAGACAGCAGATCAGCGCAAGCCGTTCGGCTCCCTGGCCAGCGACGGTACCGAAGTATTCGGCTTTCTGCGCCACTTCCTGCCAGGGCTTGGCGTCTGTCTGCACGGTGAAGCCTGTAGCTATGATATGAGCCCGGATGAAGACTTTATCATCGACACCCTGCCTGACTGCCAACACCTGATGGTGATCACCGGTCTGAGTGGCCACGGCTTTAAGTTTGCCAGCGTACTGGGTGAGATAGCCGCGCTGTTTGCGCAAGATAAGCCTTCATCCCTGGATATCACGCCCTTCAGCCTGCGGCGTTTCTGA
- a CDS encoding cytochrome b translates to MLWKNTADRFGHVSVLIHWLVALTVYGMFALGLWMVTLGYYDVWYHQAPEIHKSIGTLLFIVMVVRVVWRFISPPPKPLASYSRLTRISAVLAHIALYTVLFAILISGYLISTADGQAISVFGWFDVPASVTSLPQQADTAGTIHLYLAWAVVVLSVLHALAALKHHFIDRDVTLKRMLGRSTD, encoded by the coding sequence ATGCTCTGGAAAAATACCGCCGACCGCTTTGGTCACGTTTCTGTACTGATCCACTGGCTGGTGGCGCTGACCGTTTACGGCATGTTCGCCCTCGGATTATGGATGGTGACGCTGGGTTACTACGACGTTTGGTATCACCAGGCGCCGGAGATCCACAAAAGTATTGGCACGCTGCTGTTTATCGTCATGGTGGTACGAGTGGTTTGGCGCTTTATCTCGCCGCCGCCCAAGCCTCTGGCCAGTTATAGCCGTCTTACGCGTATCAGTGCCGTGCTCGCCCATATCGCACTTTACACCGTGCTGTTCGCCATCCTGATCAGCGGCTACCTGATCTCGACGGCCGATGGTCAGGCAATCAGCGTATTTGGCTGGTTTGACGTACCGGCTAGCGTGACCAGTTTGCCACAGCAGGCCGACACCGCCGGGACTATCCACCTTTATCTGGCTTGGGCCGTCGTCGTGCTTTCGGTACTGCACGCCCTGGCTGCGCTTAAACATCACTTTATTGATCGTGATGTTACTTTGAAACGGATGCTGGGTCGCAGCACCGATTAA
- the bssS gene encoding biofilm formation regulator BssS, with the protein MDRNDEVIQTHPLVGWDISTVDVYDAMMIRLHYLSSLDQTAEEAQVDRTLWLTTDVARQLINILEAGIAKIESTDYLDLDRRKH; encoded by the coding sequence ATGGACAGAAATGATGAAGTAATACAGACACATCCGCTTGTTGGCTGGGATATCAGTACCGTCGATGTTTATGATGCCATGATGATTCGCCTTCATTACCTGTCTTCACTAGACCAAACAGCCGAAGAAGCGCAAGTGGATCGGACTCTTTGGCTAACCACAGACGTTGCCCGCCAATTGATCAATATTTTAGAGGCTGGCATCGCCAAGATAGAATCTACGGATTATTTAGACCTTGATCGAAGAAAACATTAA
- a CDS encoding rhodanese-related sulfurtransferase, with protein MPVLHNRISNEELKARMLAETEPRTTVSFYKYFTIDDPKAFRDSLYIQFDKLKVFGRIYVAKEGINAQISVPQSHFDAFKTVLFASYPALDQVRLNIALEDDGKSFWVLRLKVRERIVADGIEDETFNPANVGEYLQADRVNQMIDDPNTVFVDMRNHYEYEVGHFDKAIEVPSDTFRDQLPMAVEMLQEQKDKNIVMYCTGGIRCEKASAYMLHNGFKNVYHVEGGIIEYARQAKAQGLPLKFIGKNFVFDERMGERISEDVIANCHQCGAPCDTHTNCLNDGCHLLFIQCPSCAEKFAGCCSETCREELKLPREEQRARRAGRENGVKIFNKSKGLLQTTMHIPEPKE; from the coding sequence ATGCCAGTGTTACATAACCGAATTTCTAATGAGGAACTGAAGGCGCGTATGCTGGCCGAAACCGAGCCACGCACCACAGTTTCTTTTTATAAATATTTCACCATTGACGACCCCAAGGCATTTCGCGATAGCCTGTATATTCAGTTCGATAAACTGAAGGTGTTTGGCCGTATCTACGTGGCCAAAGAGGGCATCAATGCGCAAATCAGCGTACCGCAGAGTCACTTTGACGCGTTCAAAACCGTGCTGTTTGCTTCGTATCCGGCTCTGGATCAAGTGCGCCTGAATATTGCGCTGGAAGACGATGGCAAATCCTTTTGGGTACTGCGCTTGAAAGTGCGTGAACGTATTGTGGCCGACGGGATTGAAGATGAGACCTTCAACCCTGCCAATGTAGGTGAGTATCTGCAGGCCGATCGCGTTAACCAGATGATCGACGATCCGAATACGGTGTTCGTTGATATGCGCAACCACTATGAGTACGAGGTTGGGCACTTTGATAAGGCGATCGAAGTGCCTTCCGACACGTTCCGCGATCAGCTACCGATGGCAGTGGAGATGCTACAGGAGCAGAAAGACAAAAATATTGTCATGTACTGTACCGGTGGGATCCGTTGTGAGAAAGCCAGCGCCTATATGTTGCATAATGGCTTCAAAAACGTCTATCACGTGGAAGGCGGTATTATCGAATATGCCCGCCAGGCGAAGGCGCAAGGGTTGCCATTGAAGTTCATCGGCAAGAACTTTGTGTTTGACGAGCGCATGGGGGAACGTATCTCAGAAGACGTGATTGCCAACTGCCATCAGTGCGGTGCGCCATGTGATACTCATACCAACTGCCTGAACGACGGCTGCCATCTGCTGTTTATCCAGTGCCCAAGCTGTGCCGAGAAATTTGCTGGCTGTTGCAGCGAGACCTGCCGCGAAGAGTTGAAACTACCGCGTGAAGAACAGCGAGCCCGCCGGGCTGGCCGCGAGAATGGCGTGAAAATCTTCAATAAGTCCAAAGGGCTGTTGCAAACCACCATGCATATCCCAGAACCGAAAGAGTAA
- a CDS encoding AI-2E family transporter, whose product MGIPEFNDRKLRLIMMLAMLVVILAGIKAAADIVVPFLLAVFLAIVLNPLVLLLERFRVPRALGVTLLVIAIVVLLLTLVGMLGASLNEFARSLPQYRGMMLEKLGELQYQAQRFNLDINFSADAVVKYVDPGATMNLVTRLLGHLSGAMTSIFLLLMTVVFMLFEVKVLPFKLQQALDNPTEGMATIRRALQGVTHYLVIKTAISLATGLIVWGFLSWVGVRFAFIWGMMAFMFNYVPNIGSIIAAIPPLIQALLFNGFADAVVVAAGYILINLIIGNMLEPRIMGRGLGLSTLVVFLSLIFWGWLMGPVGMLLSVPLTIIARITLETMDGGRKVAMLLGDGRQINEITPK is encoded by the coding sequence ATGGGCATACCCGAGTTTAATGACCGCAAGCTACGTTTGATTATGATGCTGGCTATGCTGGTGGTGATCCTGGCTGGCATCAAGGCGGCGGCAGATATTGTGGTGCCATTCCTGCTGGCGGTGTTCTTGGCCATCGTGTTAAACCCGCTGGTGCTGCTACTGGAACGCTTTCGTGTGCCCAGAGCGCTGGGGGTGACGCTGTTGGTGATTGCCATCGTCGTGCTGTTGCTGACCCTGGTCGGCATGCTGGGTGCTTCATTAAATGAGTTTGCTCGCTCCTTGCCACAGTATCGGGGCATGATGCTGGAGAAGCTGGGTGAGTTGCAATACCAGGCGCAACGCTTCAATCTGGATATTAACTTCTCGGCAGATGCGGTGGTCAAATACGTCGATCCTGGTGCCACCATGAACTTGGTGACCCGCCTGCTGGGGCACCTTTCCGGGGCGATGACCAGCATCTTCCTGTTATTGATGACGGTGGTCTTTATGCTGTTTGAGGTGAAGGTATTGCCCTTTAAGCTGCAGCAGGCGCTGGATAATCCCACCGAAGGGATGGCCACTATCCGCCGGGCCTTGCAAGGGGTCACACACTATTTGGTGATCAAGACCGCCATCAGTCTGGCAACTGGCCTGATCGTCTGGGGCTTTCTGAGCTGGGTTGGCGTTCGTTTTGCCTTTATCTGGGGCATGATGGCGTTCATGTTCAACTATGTGCCCAATATTGGTTCGATCATTGCTGCTATTCCGCCGCTGATCCAGGCTTTGCTGTTTAACGGCTTTGCCGATGCAGTCGTGGTGGCTGCGGGCTATATTCTAATCAACCTGATCATCGGTAATATGCTGGAACCGCGGATCATGGGCCGTGGGCTGGGGCTTTCTACGCTGGTGGTGTTCCTTTCCCTGATCTTCTGGGGCTGGCTGATGGGGCCCGTGGGGATGTTGCTTTCGGTCCCCTTGACCATTATTGCGCGCATCACGTTGGAAACCATGGACGGAGGACGCAAGGTGGCCATGCTCCTCGGTGATGGACGCCAGATAAACGAAATCACGCCGAAATAA
- a CDS encoding LuxR C-terminal-related transcriptional regulator, whose translation MKLLVVDECCFTRIGIANHFTDNVFASVNCCPDIDTALPLLASFKPNHILVNLSNYCRCTTDNQLLSAFITAAWRATVYIYLDVPYPYSESPLRIASNTFLFNKTVLPIALKTLSKIPSELMKDEEAHSLFSPQELTVMRYWMSEMPNYRIAKKLQISAHTVYVHKRHITEKINVRNRLEFYSLYNILRYFYPPEPTTFKPVGSASLELRAAV comes from the coding sequence ATGAAACTACTCGTTGTGGACGAATGCTGTTTCACTCGTATTGGGATCGCCAACCACTTTACTGACAACGTGTTTGCGTCAGTAAACTGCTGCCCAGACATCGACACCGCGCTTCCTCTACTGGCCAGTTTCAAACCCAACCATATTTTGGTGAATCTGTCCAACTACTGCCGCTGCACAACAGACAATCAACTGCTTTCAGCGTTTATCACGGCGGCCTGGCGTGCAACGGTATATATTTATCTGGATGTTCCTTATCCCTACAGTGAAAGCCCGCTGCGTATTGCCAGCAATACTTTTTTATTCAACAAAACCGTGCTACCCATTGCGCTAAAAACGCTAAGTAAAATCCCAAGTGAGCTAATGAAGGATGAAGAGGCTCATTCGCTTTTCAGCCCGCAAGAGTTGACGGTAATGCGCTATTGGATGTCCGAAATGCCGAATTATCGCATCGCCAAGAAATTACAGATCAGCGCCCATACGGTGTACGTACATAAACGCCATATCACCGAGAAAATCAACGTGCGTAACCGGCTGGAATTTTATTCACTGTATAACATACTGCGTTATTTCTATCCGCCAGAACCCACCACCTTTAAGCCGGTGGGTTCGGCTTCGTTAGAACTGCGGGCCGCCGTTTAA
- a CDS encoding YceI family protein, protein MLKKTVLGLAAGALLLNAGSALAANYKIDKQGQHAFIEFRIQHLGYSWIYGTFKDFDGGFTFDEKDPANDKVNVTINTASVDTNHAERDKHLRSADFLNVEKNKQATFTSTEVKKDGEGYAVVGNLTLNGVTKPVTLAAKLVGEGKDPWGGYRAGFEANGKIKLKDFGITTDLGPASQEVELIISVEGVREK, encoded by the coding sequence ATGTTGAAGAAAACCGTATTAGGCCTGGCCGCAGGAGCCCTACTGTTAAACGCCGGTTCCGCTCTGGCTGCCAATTATAAAATCGACAAACAAGGCCAGCACGCCTTTATCGAATTCCGCATCCAGCACCTGGGTTACAGCTGGATTTACGGCACTTTCAAAGATTTTGACGGTGGCTTCACCTTCGATGAAAAAGACCCGGCTAACGATAAAGTCAACGTTACCATCAACACAGCCAGCGTAGACACCAACCACGCCGAGCGTGACAAACACCTGCGCAGCGCCGATTTCTTGAACGTTGAAAAGAACAAGCAGGCTACCTTTACCTCTACCGAAGTGAAAAAAGACGGTGAAGGTTATGCTGTAGTCGGCAACCTGACGTTGAACGGCGTGACCAAGCCGGTCACACTGGCAGCCAAACTGGTCGGCGAAGGTAAGGATCCTTGGGGCGGTTACCGCGCTGGTTTCGAAGCCAACGGTAAAATCAAGCTGAAAGACTTTGGCATCACCACTGACCTGGGCCCGGCTTCTCAAGAAGTTGAGCTGATCATCTCGGTCGAAGGCGTTCGCGAGAAGTAA
- the pyrC gene encoding dihydroorotase — protein MTAQPQALKIRRPDDWHIHLRDDDMLKTVLPYTSQVFGRAIVMPNLAPPITTVAAARSYRERILAALPAEHDFTPLMTCYLTDSLAAAELVNGFEQGVFTAAKLYPANATTNSSHGVSDVAGIYPLLEQMQKIGMPLLIHGEVTDASVDIFDREARFIEQVMEPVRRQFPELKIVFEHITTREAAQYVQEGNRFLGATITPQHLMFNRNHMLVGGIRPHLFCLPILKRNIHQEALRSAIASGCDRFFLGTDSAPHAKHRKETSCGCAGVFNAPNAMPAYATVFEQLGALEHLEAFSSLNGPRFYGLPVNQDFITLQRLPVAQPEEITLGNEAVVPFLAGETINWSVTDC, from the coding sequence ATGACCGCACAACCCCAAGCCCTGAAAATCCGCCGCCCTGACGACTGGCATATCCATTTGCGTGACGACGACATGCTGAAAACGGTTCTGCCCTATACCAGTCAGGTGTTTGGCCGGGCGATTGTGATGCCGAACCTGGCCCCACCGATCACCACCGTTGCCGCGGCACGTAGCTATCGTGAACGTATTCTGGCAGCCCTCCCCGCAGAACATGACTTCACGCCGTTGATGACCTGCTACCTGACGGATTCACTGGCTGCGGCTGAGCTGGTCAACGGGTTTGAGCAAGGGGTATTTACCGCTGCCAAGCTCTATCCAGCCAATGCCACCACCAACTCCAGCCACGGCGTGAGCGATGTGGCCGGGATTTATCCCCTGCTTGAGCAGATGCAGAAGATCGGTATGCCGCTGCTGATCCATGGCGAAGTCACCGATGCCAGCGTGGATATCTTCGATCGCGAGGCTCGCTTTATCGAACAGGTGATGGAGCCGGTTCGCCGCCAGTTCCCGGAGTTGAAAATCGTATTCGAGCATATCACCACCCGGGAAGCCGCTCAGTACGTGCAGGAAGGCAATCGTTTCCTTGGTGCCACCATTACGCCGCAGCACCTGATGTTTAACCGCAACCACATGCTGGTAGGCGGGATCCGGCCACACCTGTTCTGCCTGCCAATCCTCAAGCGTAACATCCATCAGGAAGCGTTACGCAGCGCCATTGCCAGCGGTTGTGACCGCTTCTTCCTCGGCACCGACTCGGCACCTCATGCCAAACACCGTAAAGAGACCAGCTGTGGCTGTGCAGGGGTATTCAACGCCCCAAACGCGATGCCCGCCTACGCCACCGTGTTTGAGCAATTAGGCGCGCTGGAGCATCTGGAAGCCTTCAGCTCGCTGAATGGCCCCCGCTTCTACGGCTTGCCGGTGAACCAGGACTTTATCACGCTGCAACGCCTGCCGGTGGCCCAGCCAGAGGAGATCACTTTGGGTAATGAAGCCGTGGTGCCCTTCCTGGCCGGTGAGACCATCAACTGGTCAGTGACCGACTGCTAA
- a CDS encoding NADH:flavin oxidoreductase/NADH oxidase, whose protein sequence is MSQLFTPITLGLLRLPNRIIIAPMCQYSADNGKATEWHTMHLGHLSLSGAGLLIVEATAVSPEGRISPGDLGLWDDATEQALADVVQAVKKHATMPLGIQLGHAGRKASCALPWQGGAQLAKSEGGWQTLSASNQPFNPLDEAPQAMSLEQIEQLKAQFVAAARRADRLGFDLIELHGAHGYLLHQFLSPLANQRTDQYGGCLQNRMRLLLEIFSEVRAVFPANKALGVRISASDWVEGGWNEQQSVELTSALKELGCDYIHISSGGLSPQQKIPVGPNYQVPFAETIKHKVGIPTIAVGLITEPEQAEAIVATGQADMVALARGILYNPRWPWHAAAKLGAQVQAPPQYWRSEPHRVKGLFKDH, encoded by the coding sequence ATGAGCCAGCTGTTTACTCCGATCACCCTGGGGCTACTGCGGTTGCCTAACCGTATTATTATCGCCCCCATGTGCCAGTACTCTGCCGACAACGGCAAAGCCACCGAGTGGCATACAATGCACCTCGGCCATCTATCCCTTTCCGGGGCGGGTTTGCTGATTGTGGAAGCCACTGCGGTTTCACCGGAAGGCCGTATTTCTCCGGGGGATCTGGGCCTTTGGGACGACGCTACCGAACAAGCACTTGCCGACGTGGTTCAGGCCGTAAAAAAACACGCTACCATGCCTTTGGGGATCCAACTGGGGCATGCTGGCCGCAAAGCTTCATGCGCCCTTCCCTGGCAAGGCGGGGCTCAGTTGGCCAAGAGTGAGGGCGGCTGGCAAACACTTTCTGCCTCCAATCAGCCCTTTAACCCTCTGGATGAGGCTCCACAGGCCATGAGCCTGGAGCAAATCGAGCAGTTAAAGGCACAGTTTGTTGCAGCGGCACGGCGCGCCGACCGTCTCGGCTTCGATCTGATCGAACTGCACGGGGCGCATGGTTACCTGTTGCATCAGTTCCTTTCGCCACTGGCCAATCAGCGCACCGATCAATACGGCGGATGTCTACAAAATCGTATGCGATTGTTGCTGGAGATTTTCAGCGAGGTGCGGGCAGTCTTCCCGGCCAATAAAGCGCTTGGGGTGCGGATTTCCGCCAGTGACTGGGTTGAAGGGGGCTGGAACGAACAGCAGTCCGTTGAGCTGACCAGCGCTTTAAAGGAATTGGGCTGCGATTACATTCATATTTCCAGCGGCGGCCTATCGCCGCAGCAAAAAATTCCGGTGGGGCCGAACTATCAGGTGCCGTTTGCCGAAACCATCAAACATAAAGTAGGGATACCAACCATCGCCGTGGGGTTGATCACCGAACCGGAGCAGGCAGAAGCGATCGTCGCCACCGGTCAGGCCGATATGGTCGCGCTAGCGCGCGGTATTCTCTATAACCCACGCTGGCCGTGGCACGCGGCCGCAAAACTGGGGGCCCAAGTGCAGGCTCCGCCACAGTATTGGCGCTCAGAACCACACCGGGTGAAAGGATTATTCAAAGACCATTAA
- the dinI gene encoding DNA damage-inducible protein I, whose amino-acid sequence MRVEVTIDKTKPLPPGAIEALTGEFSKRVNRQFPNTTVQIRYAGANGLSVMGGAKTDKDLIEEILQETWESADDWFSAE is encoded by the coding sequence ATGCGTGTTGAAGTCACTATAGATAAAACCAAACCACTGCCGCCGGGGGCAATCGAAGCCCTGACCGGCGAATTCAGTAAACGGGTCAATCGCCAGTTTCCTAACACTACCGTCCAGATCCGTTATGCCGGTGCCAATGGCCTTTCAGTAATGGGCGGTGCCAAAACAGATAAAGACCTGATCGAGGAGATACTCCAGGAAACCTGGGAAAGTGCCGACGATTGGTTCAGTGCAGAATAA